Proteins encoded by one window of Microplitis mediator isolate UGA2020A chromosome 1, iyMicMedi2.1, whole genome shotgun sequence:
- the LOC130675970 gene encoding xaa-Pro dipeptidase translates to MATSMSTSKNKEECLFTRGDHTFTVPKTLFRDNRRRLAHRLRETAGVPGEGGFVLLQGGEDVPFNDTDINYEFRQESFFQWCFGVEEPGCFGAIEITTGRSVLFFPRLPDEYEIWSGKLSTLDEFKERYGVDESYYVDEIAQVFAKKNTKLILTLYGQNSDSGLYSKEANFDGIEKFKVNNSILYPEICECRVIKSAEEIKVMRYVTKISSDAHKVVMRSIRPGFTEYQGESIFKQYIYSIGGCRHVSYTCICGSGHNASILHYGHAGAPNNKVLKDGDICLFDMGGNYCGYAADITCSFPANGKFTDNQKFIYNAVLGARNAVIEAAKPGVSWTDMHLLANKVMLQHLKQGGLLDGDVDDMINAGLNEIFQPHGLGHLLGLDVHDVGGYLPDCPKRSDIPGIRKLRTARTLLSGMVLTIEPGCYFIDTLLDAALANPCRSKFINSDKLKLFRGFGGVRIEDDVLITDTGVENLTFVPRTVQEIEEWMAHGRENLLLPQEQYKLEYNSIYFQ, encoded by the exons ATGGCTACCAGCATGTCCACCAGCaa aaataaagaAGAATGTTTGTTTACAAGAGGCGATCATACATTTACGGTACCAAAGACTTTGTTTCGAGACAACAGAAGACGTCTTGCTCATCGTCTGAGAGAGACCGCAGGAGTACCAGGTGAAGGTGGTTTTGTTTTGCTCCAGGGTGGCGAGGACGTGCCTTTCAATGACACTGACATTAACTACGAGTTTCGGCAG gaGTCTTTTTTCCAATGGTGCTTTGGCGTTGAAGAACCCGGATGCTTTGGAGCGATAGAAATAACAACTGGCAGATCGGTATTATTTTTTCCACGACTGCCTGACGAGTATGAGATCTGGTCTGGCAAACTGAGTACGCTTGATGAATTTAAAGAGAGATACGGCGTTGATGAAAGTTATTATGTTGACGAAATAGCCCAGGTgtttgctaaaaaaaatacaaaacttaTTTTAACTTTG TACGGTCAAAATAGTGACAGTGGACTCTACTCCAAAGAAGCTAACTTTGATGGTATTGAAAA attcaaaGTTAACAATAGTATTTTGTATCCTGAAATATGCGAGTG ccgCGTTATAAAATCTGCTGAGGAAATAAAAGTTATGCGATATGTCACAAAGATTAGCTCGGACGCTCATAAAGTAGTTATGCGTTCAATACGTCCAGGATTTACTGAATATCAGGgtgaatcaatttttaaacagTACATTTACTCAATAGGTGGATGTAGACATGTTtcttatacatgtatatgtggTTCTGGACATAATGCTTCGATTTTACATTATGGACATGCTGGTGCTCCTAATAACAAAGTACTAAAGGATGGTGATATTTG tctttttGATATGGGAGGAAATTACTGCGGGTATGCTGCTGATATAACATGCAGCTTTCCAGCGAATGGAAAATTTACAGATaatcaaaaattcatttataatgCGGTTTTGGGTGCACGCAATGCGGTGATTGAAGCTGCTAAACCTGGTGTCAGTTGGACGGACATGCATTTACTGGCTAACAAAGTGATGCTACAACACCTGAAGCAGGGAGGTCTGTTAGATGGTGACGTAGACGACATGATTAATGCCGGAttgaatgaaatatttcaacCTCATGGTCTTGGTCATTTACTGGGTCTGGATGTTCATGACGTAGGTGGTTATCTACCTGACTGTCCCAAGAGATCCGATATTCCGGGAATTAGAAAGCTAAGAACTGCCAGAACGTTGCTTTCCGGTATGGTTTTAACAATAGAACCTGGATGTTATTTTATCGATACT CTGCTCGATGCTGCGCTGGCGAATCCCTGTcgaagtaaatttattaattccgATAAATTGAAACTATTTCGTGGGTTCGGAGGCGTCAGAATTGAGGATGACGTATTAATTACCGATACTGGGGTTGAGAACTTAACTTTCGTTCCACGCAc agttCAAGAGATAGAAGAATGGATGGCTCATGgcagagaaaatttattattacctCAAGAGCAATATAAACTCgaatataatagtatatattttcaataa
- the LOC130675957 gene encoding C-Maf-inducing protein-like gives MFCFQRPFTRTSRNTVTTPTTTMGKQQTTKSLSSRFNRRGSEAKSEGSGSSSIQYIDQEISASTSSSTDTLPGIQTDYLESDPLSPDPILLVTADDTTTATPTVTATTVTVNGIQEDVTTTSSPLKQQQQQQHLQSQSQSQLQPQPQLQQEEKHKQKQQKKANGRWRKRILLRLKTDLPNPNSKNKNTNGSFFSPLLSIPTSFSSSAKNTVKSKSLMTRRAVDSKTVKAGGFKASSANDIPSLLNEFDQDEDDDDDDDDDDEDEDDEDEDEEEEEEEEETGAEGGEEDDSCEDTEEGSSVPSSPAAAISLAGLPPTQVPSYYSFLSVNGGAMRQETTSTSSPQLSTGLTPGSNNERVLPSETAETSSVTEECLPVGMSLKKLDTLDPPSCLPAARSCPNLEQQSIGCSSTSGSSSPSPSPGPTGPRFKPVAEGDIQVCYLNHARTVVSKILSSKFLRRWETHHLYLNDACLSSKTLTGFIQQPIPYSSMTEVYAVTRWDLANKYCLRIVLPDGSLLLQARNAYARNQWYHSILWMKCMFKYQHTISINPTEDIILKELKSMVDFALWTPLQDDRINATPLEAVAKLLNGSLLIKMNESQDNIKEDQESCEMASFNEQRNWAEAVLAVADPLLEKAPLPPVLAIALSRLVLQHPKSSLVPAITPAVTRYLKHSVESSKTPDMRKLCQIFVDALYQNSEQSLRDYISYVHGPGSDCPHPRIIPNFISACIGGIFSFFEVPKHSLDISQDLPVPPLDAYLLGLIIISEYYNSKIFLSSVLQAVPFPGDALINKQFQESMMNIILCRIVQDTRCDVHRMVLPIREERRGWIHIVAPSSPGCPDDGTLFGIMLTTLLGCCNRRKKFIHLLLKKTGSACLLMAIRGCDAAQEALCLMLEWRIVTNEEDKVQVISALQSTPSGKERYLALCQRQSNLQELQQKGGPKKLTLPVRATDADVAQVLGNGALGDLESLTLAFTSVTSACAEQIIKLPSLKHLNLWATQFGDAGLQMISEHLPKLQVLNLCETPVTDKGISTLVSLTSLKKLNLNSTKLSAQTYETLKKRLPSLQEIDVRYTEAW, from the exons ATGTTTTGTTTCCAGCGTCCATTTACGCGCACATCTCGTAACACGGTCACGACCCCTACTACTACAATGGGTAAACAGCAGACAACGAAGAGCTTGAGCTCAAGATTTAATAGACGCGGTTCTGAAGCTAAAAGTGAGGGATCTGGCTCCTCTTCGATTCAATATATCGATCAAGAAATTTCGGCGTCTACCAGCAGCAGCACCGATACATTACCGGGAATTCAAACAGACTACTTGGAATCAGATCCGCTGTCACCTGATCCAATTCTACTTGTCACTGCAGATGATACCACTACAGCGACACCGACAGTGACAGCAACAACAGTGACGGTAAACGGGATCCAAGAAGACGTCACAACTACGTCATCACCGTTgaaacaacaacagcagcagcagcattTACAGTCACAGTCACAGTCACAGCTCCAGCCACAGCCACAGCTACAGCAAGAAGAGAAGCACAAGCAgaagcaacaaaaaaaggctAACGGACGATGGAGGAAAAGAATACTTTTGCGTCTTAAGACTGATTTACCAAAtccaaattcaaaaaataaaaacacaaatGGCAGTTTTTTTTCCCCATTGTTGAGTATACCGACGTCATTTTCGTCCTCGGCGAAGAATACAGTGAAATCAAAATCATTGATGACCAGAAGAGCCGTTGACTCTAAGACTGTTAAAGCGGGAGGTTTCAAGGCTAGTTCGGCCAATGATATACCATCATTGTTGAATGAATTCGATCAAGATgaggatgatgatgatgatgatgatgatgatgatgaagatgaagatgatgaagatgaagacgaagaagaagaagaagaagaagaagagacAGGAGCTGAAGGAGGAGAGGAAGATGATAGCTGTGAAGACACTGAAGAAGGTTCATCAGTACCGTCCAGTCCAGCTGCTGCCATCTCCCTCGCTGGTTTACCACCCACTCAAGTGCCGTCTTATTACTCATTCCTTTCAGTAAATGGTGGTGCGATGCGACAAGAAACAACGAGCACCAGTTCGCCACAGTTATCAACTGGTCTAACACCGGGCTCGAACAATGAACGGGTATTACCCTCAGAAACAGCTGAAACAAGCTCGGTGACAGAAGAATGTTTACCTGTGGGTATGAGTCTCAAGAAACTCGACACTCTGGATCCACCAAGTTGTTTGCCTGCCGCACGTTCTTGTCCAAATCTCGAACAACAGTCGATCGGTTGTTCATCTACCAGCGGTTCTTCTAGCCCTAGTCCAAGTCCTGGACCCACTGGACCGCGATTCAAGCCAGTTGCCGAGGGGGACATTCAAGTCTGCTATCTAAATCACGCAAGGACGGTCGTCAGCAAAATATTGTCCAGTAAATTTCTCAGACGATGGGAAACTCATCATCTCTATCTCAACGACGCCTGCCTATCATCCAAAACG tTGACCGGATTTATTCAACAACCAATACCATACAGTTCCATGACTGAAGTGTATGCAGTCACAAGATGGGATCtagcaaataaatattgtcTACGAATCGTATTGCCGGATGGATCATTATTACTTCAAGCACGTAATGCTTATGCCAGAAATCAATGGTATCATTCAATTCTTTGGAtg aaatgCATGTTCAAGTATCAGCATACAATATCAATAAACCCAACAGAAGATATAATTCTTAAAGAACTTAAATCGATGGTAGACTTTGCTCTGTGGACTCCTTTGCAAGACGACCGAATAAATGCAACGCCTTTGGAAGCGGTGGCAAAGCTTCTAAACGGTTCGCTGTTGATAAAAATGAACGAGAGCCAAGATAATATAAAGGAGGATCAAGAGTCATGTGAAATGGCAAGTTTCAACGAGCAAAGGAACTGGGCGGAAGCTGTGCTGGCAGTTGCTGATCCGCTTTTAGAAAAAGCACCACTACCTCCAGTGTTGGCAATTGCATTATCGCGGCTCGTTCTGCAGCATCCAAAATCATCTCTTGTACCAGCAATAACACCTGCAGTCACCCGTTACCTAAAGCATAGTGTTGAATCTTCTAAAACTCCAGATATGCGAAAACTTTGTCAAATATTTGTAGACGCTCTTTATCAAAATAGCGAGCAGTCACTCAGAGATTACATTAGTTATGTTCACGGTCCTGGCAGCGATTGTCCGCATCCTCGAattataccaaattttatttctgcgTGCATTGGTGGAATATTTAGTtt ctttgaAGTTCCAAAGCACAGTCTTGACATCAGCCAAGATCTACCAGTTCCGCCGTTAGATGCCTATTTATTaggattaataataat atCGGAATACTATAACAGCAAAATCTTTCTAAGTTCAGTATTACAAGCAGTACCATTTCCCGGAGATGCattgataaataaacagtTTCAAGAGTCAATGATGAATATTATACTGTGTCGAATTGTTCAAGACACACGTTGTGACGTTCACCGGATGGTCTTACCAATACGTGAGGAACGACGAGGATGGATTCATATTGTAGCTCCGTCTAGTCCAGGTTGTCCTGATGATGGTACTCTGTTTGGAATAatg ttgaCAACTCTGCTGGGATGCTGCAATCGTCGTAAAAAGTTTATCCATTTGCTGCTCAAGAAAACTGGAAGTGCGTGTCTACTTATGGCAATAAGAGGATGCGATGCAGCCCAAGAAGCTCTTTGTCTCATGCTAGAGTGGCGTATTGTCACCAATGAGGAAGACAAGGTTCAAGTTATCTCAGCACTGCAGTCAACTCCTTCGGGTAAAGAACGTTACTTAGCTCTCTGTCAACGTCAAAGTAATCTCCAGGAATTG caACAAAAAGGTGGTCCAAAGAAATTAACTCTTCCGGTACGTGCTACGGATGCTGACGTAGCACAGGTACTGGGTAATGGTGCTCTCGGTGATTTGGAGAGTCTCACTTTGGCATTTACTTCAGTAACATCTGCATGCGCTgaacaaattataaaactacCATCACTTAAACATCTAAACTTATGGGCGACCCAATTTGGTGATGCCGGACTCCAGATGATAAGTGAGCATCTTCCAAAACTTCAGGTCCTCAATCTTTGTGAAACACCTGTTACTGACAAGGGCATATCTACCCTAGTat cTCTTACaagtcttaaaaaattaaacttaaacaGTACCAAGTTGTCTGCTCAGACATACGAGACGCTCAAAAAACGTTTGCCATCTCTACAAGAAATTGACGTACGTTATACAGAGGCCTGGTGA
- the LOC130678263 gene encoding adipokinetic hormone/corazonin-related peptide receptor variant I-like — MSNSNETKSVSDLMSELPIDMQFNEGHLLSIVTYSILMVISIAGNTTVLVLIIERRKTNQSRINTMLLHLAIADLLVTLLMMPLEIGWAATVSWRAGDLMCRIMAFFRVFGIYLSSFVLVCISIDRYYAVLKPMQLINIDRREKLMLIGAWIGAVLCSAPQMLVFHVQRHPDFPWYEQCITYHFLFSNVTQEVGYSVFSMIMMYCFPLVVIIYTYTSILIEIHSKTRENSKDKIRRSSIGFLGRARIRTLKMTIIIVAVFFICWTPYYIISIWYWIDRDSASKLDQKIQKGLFLFACTNSCMNPIVYGAFNIRRNTHRTVRASTLETRITPFTLSVKLIDTK, encoded by the exons ATGAGTAATTCGAACGAAACAAAATCGGTATCTGATTTGATGTCGGAACTGCCAATTGACATGCAGTTCAATGAAGGTCATTTATTAAGTATCGTTACCTACAGCATCCTGATGGTAATTTCCATCGCTGGAAACACGACAGTTTTGGTCCTAATTATCGAACGACGCAAAACAAATCAGTCAAGAATAAATACAATGCTGCTGCATCTCGCGATTGCTGATCTGttg gTGACTTTGTTGATGATGCCGCTAGAAATTGGCTGGGCAGCAACAGTTTCTTGGCGTGCTGGGGATTTAATGTGTCGCATAATGGCATTTTTTCGTGTCTTTGGAATTTATTTGTCGTCGTTTGTACTCGTCTGCATTAGCATCGACAG atattatGCAGTTTTAAAACCTATgcagttaataaatattgatagaAGAGAAAAATTAATGCTAATAGGAGCTTGGATCGGTGCTGTCTTATGCTCAGCCCCccag ATGCTGGTGTTTCACGTCCAGCGTCATCCAGATTTTCCCTGGTACGAGCAGTGCATCACTtatcactttttattttcaaatgtcACTCAAGAAGTTGGATACTCGGTTTTTTCCATGATCATGATGTACTGCTTCCCATtggttgtaattatttatacgtaTACCAGCATTCTCATTGAAATTCACAGCAAGACGAGAGAAAATTCAAAAG atAAAATACGAAGATCATCTATAGGCTTTTTGGGACGAGCTAGAATACGAACactaaaaatgactattattattgtcgcTGTGTTTTTTATCTGCTGGACtccttattatattattagtatttg gtACTGGATTGATAGAGATAGCGCCAGTAAATTAgaccaaaaaattcaaaaaggactttttttatttgcctGTACAAATTCTTGTATGAATCCAATCGTTTACGGAGCATTTAATATCCGTCGTAATACTCAT agAACAGTACGAGCTTCTACACTAGAAACACGAATTACACCGTTTACTTTATCGGTCAAGCTCATCGACACCAAatga
- the LOC130675964 gene encoding cartilage oligomeric matrix protein yields MAGFQNIVVIFIGILTVAAAISYDEVLSDALGDALNDDEFAISLKHLKFKKSEHGGTETLIAAKYPDPNTKFIFMLDRRTNTILLEIVEEGKKGRQDFQVGSLNVTHPIKSIIFLVHQNKENSRVDVYVNCNNQGAIPIRKTLRDVFNEGTDSVFRVYKERKYHTKIHKSSEISELWEREGCRTNLEDVEYKTNHSTTISRVRRRGDIGIHTIDDLNCIGEGTLIKTLNELIEVTKKIWSEVEKNTEETRFIRRLIEECAACRPGFHVVATTTPAPPPPPPPRPSCRHQSPCYPGAHCRDTEGGPECVGCPQGYIGDGRHCQRVKTCSDNPCFPGVRCQNTRSGYRCGQCPSGYTGNGEHCQRVRGCDLNPCHSGVTCHPTQEYPYYKCGACPEGYTGNGTKCQDIDECDLTQPCDPRSQCINISPGYRCRPCPSGFTGSESEGIGIEFALRNKQICQDINECDDGRNGGCVPNSECINTKGSFRCGSCKIGFVGNQTVGCRPAHNICPDRITVCDENADCICIAVNQYTCQCHIGWAGNGVKCGVDSDSDGHPDEELILENHEIIPADNCRYVPNSGQEDSDNDGYGDSCDDDSDNDGVLDSSDNCPFHHNPKQEDTDRDGPDGRGDACDNCPSKFNTDQRDTDGDGIGDACDNDKDNDGILDDDDNCPMKENQDQRDSDGDGVGDACDNCPAIPNRNQEDEDRDRVGDACDDGHDRDKDGIQDNIDNCPDIPNSEQTDSDHDGIGDECDDDADNDGVPNHFDNCRFVYNPLQENSRGGGFGDACWDDNDNDTIINIRDNCPNNSQVWTTDFRKYEIIALDPEGEAQIDPKWQIHHNGAEIVQTQNSDPGIAVGFDSFTGVDFEGTFYINTEIDDDYVGFVFSYQNTHRFYSVMWKKNTQTYWRATPFRAVAEPGIQLKLIDSETGPGKIMRNSLWHTGDTNNQVKLLWKDPRNVGWKEKTSYRWQLIHRPSIGLIRLWIFEGPRLIADSGNVFNSALKGGRLGVFCFSQEMIIWSDLLYKCKESVPEAVWRELPSNLQSKINIDPSNPKISRLQRPLHD; encoded by the exons ATGGCGGGCTTTCAAAATATCGTGGTAatttttataggaatacttacAGTAGCAGCCGCTATTTCTTATGACGaag tccTCAGCGACGCACTTGGAGATGCTCTGAATGACGATGAGTTTGCAATAAGTTtaaaacatttgaaattcaaaaaaagtgaaCATGGAGGTACGGAAACGCTGATTGCTGCTAAATATCCAGATCcaaatactaaatttatttttatgcttgACCGGCGTACCAACAcaa TACTGCTGGAAATTGTTGAAGAAGGAAAAAAAGGAAGGCAAGATTTTCAAGTGGGCAGTCTTAATGTAACCCATCcaataaaaagtattatatTTCTTGTCCATCAAAATAAAGAAAACTCGCGAGTCGACGTTTATGTTAATTGCAACAATCAAGGCGCTATTCCGATCAGAAAAACACTGAGAGATGTTTTCAATGAGGGAACAGATTCTGTATTTCGAGtg TACAAAGAGAGAAAGTATCATACGAAAATACACAAAAGCTCGGAAATTTCGGAATTATGGGAACGAGAAGGCTGCCGCACAAATCTTGAGGATGTTGAGTACAAAACAAATCACAGCACGACTATTTCCCGTGTCCGTCGACGTGGAGACATTGGAATCCATACAATTGACGATTTAA attGTATTGGAGAGGGAACTCTCATAAAAACTCTCAACGAACTAATAGaagttactaaaaaaatttggagcgaagtagaaaaaaat ACTGAAGAAACTCGATTTATAAGGAGATTAATTGAAGAGTGTGCGGCTTGCCGTCCAGGATTTCACGTCG tggCCACAACAACACCagcaccaccaccaccacctccACCGCGGCCATCATGTAGACATCAAAGTCCATGTTACCCAGGTGCCCATTGTCGTGATACTGAAGGAGGTCCTGAGTGTGTGGGATGTCCTCAAGGATACATTGGAGATGGTCGGCATTGCCAGAGAGTTAAAACATGTAGTGACAATCCTTGTTTCCCGGGGGTAAGATGTCAAAATACAAGAAGTGGATACAG atGTGGACAATGTCCGTCTGGGTACACTGGAAATGGAGAACACTGCCAGCGAGTAAGAGGCTGTGACTTGAATCCCTGCCATTCCGGAGTAACCTGTCATCCAACTCAAGAGTATCCGTACTACAAGTGCGGCGCGTGTCCTGAAGGCTACACCGGAAATGGGACCAAGTGCCAGGACATTGACGAGTGCGATCTGACTCAGCCCTGCGACCCAAGATCTCAGTGCATCAACATCTCCCCAGGATACAG ATGTCGACCCTGCCCCTCGGGATTCACTGGATCCGAGTCCGAGGGTATTGGAATCGAGTTCGCTCTCAGGAACAAGCAGATCTGCCAGGACATTAACGAGTGCGATGATGGACGAAATGGAGGCTGCGTCCCAAATTCAGAGTGCATCAACACCAAg GGGTCATTCAGATGTGGATCATGCAAAATAGGATTTGTTGGCAATCAAACTGTTGGATGTCGTCCAGCACACAATATATGTCCTGACAGAATAACTGTGTGCGATGAAAATGCTGATTGTATTTGCATTGCTGTTAATCAATACACTTGTCaa tgCCATATTGGCTGGGCAGGCAACGGAGTAAAGTGTGGAGTTGATTCTGATAGCGATGGGCATCCAGATGAGGAACTGATACTTGAAAACCATGAAATAATTCCGGCAGATAATTGTAGATATGTACCAAATAGCGGACAAGAGGACTCTGATAACGATGGCTACGGTGATTCTTGTGATGATGACTCTGATAATGACGGTGTACTCGATTCCTCAGACAACTGCCCGTTTCATCACAATCCCAAGCAAGAAGATACTGATCGGGATGGTCCTGATGGGCGTGGTGACGCCTGCGACAATTGTCCGTCGAAATTTAATACCGATCAGAGAGATACTGATGGGGATGGTATTGGTGATGCTTGTGACAATGACAAGGACAATGatg gaaTATTGGATGATGACGATAATTGTCCGATGAAGGAAAATCAAGATCAGCGTGACTCTGACGGTGATGGGGTTGGAGATGCTTGCGACAACTGTCCAGCCATTCCCAATCGCAACCAGGAAGACGAGGACAGAGACAGAGTTGGTGATGCCTGCGATGACGGTCATGACAGAGACAAAGACGGGATTCAAGATAATATTGATAACTGTCCGGATATTCCAAATTCTGAGCAAACGGACTCTGATCATGACGGCATTGGTGACGAGTGTGATGATGATGCTGACAATGACGGCGTGCCCAATCATTTTGACAATTGTCGGTTTGTTTACAATCCATTGCAAGAAAATTCACGag gaGGCGGATTTGGTGACGCTTGTTGGGATGATAATGACAATGACACTATCATAAATATACGTGATAATTGTCCGAATAATAGTCAAGTATGGACGACTGATTTTcgtaaatatgaaataatcgCACTGGATCCAGAAGGCGAAGCCCAAATAGATCCCAAGTGGCAGATTCATCACAACGGAGCTGAAATTGTTCAAACTCAAAATAGTGATCCTGGAATAGCTGTCG GATTTGACAGTTTTACTGGAGTTGACTTTGAAGGAACTTTCTACATTAATACGGAAATAGATGACGACTACGTCGGTTTTGTGTTTTCATATCAAAACACACACAGATTTTACTCAGtgatgtggaaaaaaaatactcaaactTATTGGCGTGCTACTCCATTCCGTGCAGTTGCTGAGCCGGGAATTCAATTGAAACTCATTGACTCAGAAACAGGTCCCGGTAAAATAATGCGGAATAGTTTGTGGCACACTGGAGACACAAATAATCAAGTTAAATTACTGTGGAAGGATCCAAGAAATGTCGGCTGGAAGGAGAAGACTTCTTACAGATGGCAACTGATACACAGACCCAGTATTGGACTGATAAGACTCTGGATCTTTGAAGGGCCACGTCTGATTGCCGACTCTGGGAACGTCTTCAACTCAGCCCTCAAGGGCGGACGTCTCGGGGTCTTCTGTTTCTCTCAGGAAATGATTATTTGGTCAGACTTACTTTACAAGTGTAAAG agAGTGTACCTGAAGCCGTCTGGCGCGAATTGCCCTCAAATTTACAATCTAAAATAAACATCGACCCAAGTAATCCTAAAATATCGAGGCTCCAACGGCCTCTACACGactaa
- the LOC130675978 gene encoding putative uncharacterized protein DDB_G0282499 encodes MPSTEEKTTPYLIQVMPETHYRTLDVDLLVSQIKKSLRFTNLKAKSSVSSHKPRSSPYLIPSRIERQAYFHNQNNDNNNSKTDEDDPYEKLRELIKQGRLIKEAVKKLQMMNFENLSNNTDSDDQDRHDDDDDDENTHHRTFRRKTFYYDSEDEPLPAVYDSLDL; translated from the coding sequence ATGCCGAGTACGGAAGAGAAAACGACGCCTTATCTAATTCAAGTAATGCCAGAAACTCATTACCGAACTTTAGATGTCGATCTATTGGTATCCCAGATAAAGAAAAGCTTACGGTTTACAAACCTGAAGGCCAAGTCGAGCGTAAGCTCACACAAACCGAGATCATCGCCGTATCTGATTCCATCACGCATCGAAAGACAGGCCTATTTCCACAATCAAAATaacgacaacaacaacagcaaaaCCGACGAAGATGATCCCTATGAAAAGTTACGAGAACTGATAAAACAGGGACGGCTTATCAAGGAGGCGgtaaaaaaactacagatgatgaactttgaaaatttatcaaacaatACAGACAGCGATGATCAGGATCGTCatgacgacgacgacgatgaTGAAAATACACATCATCGTACTTTCCGGAGAAAAACATTTTACTATGACTCCGAGGACGAGCCCTTGCCGGCAGTGTATGATTCTCTAGATCTTTGA